A DNA window from Staphylococcus warneri contains the following coding sequences:
- the mtaB gene encoding tRNA (N(6)-L-threonylcarbamoyladenosine(37)-C(2))-methylthiotransferase MtaB codes for MSTVAFHTLGCKVNHYETEAIWQLFKEADYERVDFETNADVFVINTCTVTNTGDKKSRQIIRRAIRKNPDAVVCVTGCYAQTSSAEIMEIPGVDVVVGTQDRHKLLDYIDEFQKERQPINGVGNIMKNRKYEELDVPYFTDRTRASLKIQEGCNNFCTFCIIPWARGLMRSRDPEKVVEQATTLVNAGYKEIVLTGIHTGGYGQDLKNYNLAQLLRDLDQVDGLERIRISSIEASQLTDEVIDVLERSNKIVRHLHVPLQSGSDTVLKRMRRKYTMEHFSERITKLHEALPDVAITSDVIVGFPGETEEEFQETYDFIVKHKFSELHVFPYSSRIGTPAARMDDQIDEEIKNERVHKLIALSDQLAKEYASKFEDEVLEVIPEEKGEKPNTLVGYADNYMKVEFEGSEDLIGQIIKVKIQKADYPLNYGKAIRIVEHATNKSEHEVLV; via the coding sequence ATGTCCACAGTTGCGTTTCACACTTTAGGTTGTAAAGTTAACCACTATGAAACAGAAGCAATTTGGCAATTATTTAAGGAAGCAGATTACGAGCGAGTTGATTTTGAAACAAATGCAGATGTATTTGTTATCAATACTTGTACTGTAACTAATACTGGTGATAAAAAAAGTAGACAAATCATTAGAAGAGCAATCAGAAAAAATCCAGACGCTGTCGTTTGTGTTACTGGTTGCTATGCGCAAACATCTTCAGCAGAAATTATGGAGATTCCTGGCGTAGATGTCGTAGTAGGAACACAAGATAGACATAAATTACTAGATTATATAGATGAGTTCCAAAAAGAACGTCAACCAATTAATGGTGTAGGTAACATCATGAAAAACCGTAAATATGAAGAATTAGATGTACCATACTTCACAGATAGAACAAGAGCATCCTTAAAAATACAAGAAGGTTGTAATAATTTCTGTACATTCTGTATTATTCCATGGGCACGTGGTTTAATGAGATCAAGAGATCCTGAAAAAGTTGTAGAACAAGCTACAACATTAGTTAACGCGGGTTATAAAGAAATTGTTTTAACTGGTATCCATACAGGTGGATATGGTCAAGATCTTAAGAATTACAACTTAGCACAATTATTAAGAGATTTAGATCAAGTGGATGGTTTAGAACGTATTCGTATTTCTTCTATTGAAGCAAGTCAACTGACTGATGAAGTCATTGATGTCTTAGAACGTTCAAACAAAATCGTAAGACATTTACATGTACCGTTGCAATCTGGTTCTGATACGGTTCTTAAACGTATGAGACGTAAATACACTATGGAACATTTCTCTGAAAGAATTACTAAACTACATGAAGCATTACCAGATGTTGCAATAACGAGTGATGTTATCGTAGGTTTCCCTGGTGAAACTGAAGAAGAATTTCAAGAAACGTATGACTTTATTGTTAAACATAAATTTTCTGAATTACACGTTTTCCCATATTCATCTAGAATTGGAACACCAGCAGCAAGAATGGACGATCAAATTGATGAAGAAATCAAAAATGAACGTGTTCACAAATTAATTGCATTAAGTGATCAACTTGCAAAAGAGTATGCTTCAAAATTTGAAGACGAAGTACTAGAAGTTATTCCTGAAGAAAAAGGCGAAAAACCAAATACATTAGTAGGATATGCTGATAATTACATGAAAGTAGAATTTGAAGGTTCTGAAGATTTAATTGGTCAAATTATTAAAGTAAAAATTCAAAAAGCTGATTATCCTTTAAACTACGGGAAAGCTATCCGTATCGTAGAACATGCAACAAATAAATCAGAACATGAAGTACTAGTTTAA
- a CDS encoding NfeD family protein produces the protein MGYLNEIHTLLLTHFSSENNWVNDIANIIVHPLVSLILTCIIFLGFLYQLYSKRINFIGIIASLALLIMFLGFLMQGDVNILSVILFAVGVIFVIIELFVVGAVIGMIGMILITISIVMLGNNLLLMLGNVIVALILSIIEWVILVKLFKRKIPFLEKVILKDSTNTESGYTSHDDRSHLVGKTARTITDLRPAGIITCDDDRIDAVSDGTFILRNRQVKILEVEGTRVVVREIE, from the coding sequence ATGGGATATCTAAATGAAATACATACGTTACTCTTAACTCATTTTTCATCAGAGAATAATTGGGTTAATGACATTGCTAATATTATTGTTCATCCATTGGTATCACTTATTCTTACATGTATTATATTTTTAGGCTTTTTATATCAATTGTATTCTAAAAGGATTAATTTTATTGGTATTATCGCTTCGTTAGCCTTATTAATCATGTTTTTAGGCTTTCTAATGCAAGGTGATGTCAATATTTTATCAGTCATATTATTTGCAGTGGGTGTTATTTTCGTCATTATTGAATTATTTGTCGTGGGAGCAGTCATTGGTATGATTGGCATGATTTTAATAACAATAAGCATAGTCATGTTAGGTAATAACTTATTACTCATGCTAGGTAATGTCATCGTAGCCTTAATATTATCAATCATTGAATGGGTGATTTTAGTTAAATTATTCAAAAGAAAGATTCCATTTTTGGAAAAGGTCATTTTAAAAGATTCAACAAATACTGAATCTGGATATACGTCTCATGATGATCGCTCTCATTTAGTTGGTAAAACAGCTCGAACTATTACTGATTTAAGACCAGCTGGTATCATAACTTGCGATGATGATCGTATCGATGCAGTTTCTGATGGTACGTTTATATTAAGAAATAGACAAGTCAAAATACTAGAGGTTGAAGGTACACGAGTTGTTGTAAGAGAAATAGAATAA
- the rpsU gene encoding 30S ribosomal protein S21, translating into MSKTVVRKNESLEDALRRFKRSVSKSGTIQEVRKREFYEKPSVKRKKKSEAARKRKFK; encoded by the coding sequence ATGTCTAAAACAGTAGTACGTAAAAATGAATCACTTGAAGATGCTTTACGTCGATTTAAGCGTTCAGTTTCAAAAAGTGGTACTATCCAAGAAGTACGTAAACGTGAATTTTACGAAAAACCTAGTGTTAAACGTAAAAAGAAATCAGAAGCTGCACGTAAACGTAAATTCAAATAA
- the dnaK gene encoding molecular chaperone DnaK, producing MSKVIGIDLGTTNSCVSVLEGDEPKVIQNPEGARTTPSVVAFKNGETQVGQVAKRQAITNPNTVQSIKRHMGTDYKVDIEGKSYTPQEISAMILQNLKNTAESYLGDKVEKAVITVPAYFNDAERQATKDAGKIAGLEVERIINEPTAAALAYGLDKTEQDQKVLVFDLGGGTFDVSILELGDGVFEVLSTAGDNKLGGDDFDQVIIDYLVSEFKKENGVDLSQDKMALQRLKDAAEKAKKDLSGVSQTQISLPFISAGESGPLHLEINLTRSKFEELADSLIKRTMEPTRQAMKDAGLSNSDIDEVILVGGSTRIPAVQDAVKKEIGKDPHKGVNPDEVVAMGAAIQGGVITGDVKDVVLLDVTPLSLGIEIMGGRMNTLIERNTTIPTSKSQVYSTAADNQPAVDIHVLQGERPMASDNKTLGRFQLTDIPPAPRGVPQIEVTFDIDKNGIVNVTAKDLGTNKEQNITIQSSSSLSDDEIDRMVKDAEENAEADKKRREEVDLRNEADSLVFQVEKTINDLGENIGEDDKKNAEDKKDALKSALEGEDIDDIKAKKEELEKVVQDLSAKVYQQAQQAQQQAQGAAGEQNQDSTVEDAEFKEVKDDEDKK from the coding sequence ATGAGTAAAGTAATCGGTATAGACTTAGGAACAACAAACTCTTGTGTATCAGTATTAGAAGGAGACGAACCAAAAGTAATTCAAAACCCTGAGGGTGCACGTACTACTCCATCAGTAGTTGCATTTAAAAATGGCGAAACTCAAGTTGGTCAAGTAGCTAAAAGACAAGCAATCACTAACCCAAATACTGTACAGTCAATCAAACGTCATATGGGTACAGATTATAAAGTAGATATTGAAGGTAAATCATATACACCTCAAGAAATTTCAGCAATGATTTTACAAAACTTAAAAAATACTGCTGAAAGTTATTTAGGCGATAAAGTTGAAAAAGCTGTAATTACAGTTCCAGCTTACTTCAATGATGCTGAACGTCAAGCAACTAAAGATGCTGGTAAAATTGCTGGATTAGAAGTAGAACGTATCATTAACGAACCTACTGCAGCAGCATTAGCATATGGTTTAGATAAAACTGAACAAGATCAAAAAGTATTAGTATTTGACTTAGGTGGCGGTACTTTCGACGTTTCAATCCTAGAATTAGGTGACGGTGTATTCGAAGTACTTTCTACAGCAGGTGATAATAAACTAGGTGGGGATGACTTTGACCAAGTTATTATCGACTACTTAGTTTCTGAATTCAAAAAAGAAAACGGTGTAGATTTATCACAAGATAAAATGGCATTACAACGTCTTAAAGATGCAGCAGAAAAAGCTAAAAAAGACTTATCAGGCGTATCTCAAACACAAATTTCATTACCATTCATCTCTGCAGGAGAAAGTGGTCCATTACACTTAGAAATCAACTTAACTCGTTCAAAATTTGAAGAATTAGCAGATTCATTAATTAAACGTACAATGGAACCAACTCGTCAAGCTATGAAAGATGCTGGATTATCAAATTCTGATATCGATGAAGTAATCTTAGTTGGTGGTTCAACACGTATTCCAGCAGTTCAAGATGCAGTTAAAAAAGAAATTGGTAAAGATCCACATAAAGGTGTTAACCCAGACGAAGTTGTTGCAATGGGTGCAGCAATTCAAGGTGGCGTAATCACTGGCGATGTTAAAGACGTAGTATTATTAGACGTAACGCCATTATCATTAGGTATTGAAATTATGGGTGGTCGTATGAATACGTTAATTGAACGTAATACAACAATCCCAACTTCAAAATCACAAGTATATTCTACAGCGGCTGATAATCAACCAGCAGTAGATATCCACGTATTACAAGGTGAACGTCCAATGGCGTCAGACAATAAAACACTTGGTAGATTCCAATTAACTGATATTCCACCAGCACCACGTGGTGTACCTCAAATCGAAGTGACTTTCGATATCGATAAAAACGGTATTGTTAACGTAACTGCTAAAGACTTAGGTACTAATAAAGAACAAAATATTACAATCCAATCAAGTTCTTCATTATCAGATGATGAAATCGATCGTATGGTTAAAGACGCAGAAGAAAATGCTGAAGCAGATAAAAAACGTCGTGAAGAAGTAGACTTAAGAAACGAAGCAGATAGCTTAGTATTCCAAGTAGAAAAAACAATCAATGATTTAGGTGAAAATATCGGTGAAGATGATAAGAAAAATGCTGAAGATAAAAAAGATGCATTAAAATCAGCACTTGAAGGTGAAGATATCGACGATATTAAAGCTAAAAAAGAAGAGCTTGAAAAAGTTGTTCAAGATTTATCAGCTAAAGTATATCAACAGGCTCAACAAGCACAACAACAAGCTCAAGGTGCAGCTGGTGAACAAAACCAAGATAGCACTGTTGAAGATGCAGAATTTAAAGAAGTTAAAGATGACGAAGATAAAAAATAA
- the floA gene encoding flotillin-like protein FloA (flotillin-like protein involved in membrane lipid rafts) has translation MFSIGFIIIAVVIIVALLILFSFVPVGLWISALAAGVHVGIGTLVGMRLRRVSPRKVIGPLIKAHKAGLNLKTNQLESHYLAGGNVDRVVDANIAAQRADIDLPFERGAAIDLAGRDVLEAVQMSVNPKVIETPFIAGVAMNGIEVKAKARITVRANIARLVGGAGEETIIARVGEGIVSTIGSSKHHTEVLENPDNISKTVLSKGLDSGTAFEILSIDIADVDISKNIGADLQTEQALADKNIAQAKAEERRAMAVASEQEMKARVQEMRAKVVEAESEVPLAMAEALRSGNIGVKDYYNLKNIEADTGMRNAINKRTDQNDDESPEQ, from the coding sequence ATGTTTAGTATAGGATTTATTATAATTGCAGTTGTAATTATTGTAGCCTTATTAATACTTTTCTCATTTGTACCGGTAGGTCTTTGGATTTCTGCTTTAGCTGCTGGTGTACATGTTGGTATTGGTACATTAGTAGGTATGCGTTTAAGAAGAGTATCACCTAGAAAAGTAATTGGACCATTAATTAAAGCGCACAAAGCTGGATTGAATTTAAAAACAAATCAACTTGAATCACATTATCTTGCTGGAGGTAATGTAGATAGAGTTGTAGACGCTAATATCGCCGCGCAACGTGCTGATATAGATTTGCCATTTGAACGAGGTGCAGCAATAGATTTAGCAGGTAGAGATGTATTAGAAGCAGTTCAAATGTCAGTTAACCCTAAAGTTATTGAAACACCATTTATTGCCGGTGTAGCTATGAACGGTATCGAAGTTAAAGCGAAAGCCCGCATTACTGTTCGCGCTAATATTGCTCGTTTAGTAGGTGGTGCTGGTGAAGAAACTATCATCGCTCGTGTAGGTGAAGGTATTGTTTCAACAATTGGTTCTAGTAAACATCATACAGAAGTACTTGAAAATCCTGACAATATTTCTAAAACAGTTTTAAGTAAAGGATTAGACTCAGGGACTGCTTTTGAAATACTTTCAATTGATATTGCCGATGTAGATATTAGTAAAAATATTGGTGCAGATTTACAAACTGAACAAGCACTTGCCGATAAAAATATTGCGCAAGCTAAAGCTGAAGAACGTCGTGCTATGGCTGTAGCTTCTGAACAAGAAATGAAAGCACGAGTACAAGAAATGCGTGCTAAAGTTGTAGAAGCTGAATCAGAAGTACCTCTAGCAATGGCAGAAGCTCTAAGATCAGGAAATATTGGCGTTAAAGATTACTATAATCTTAAAAATATAGAAGCCGATACTGGTATGAGAAATGCTATTAATAAGCGTACTGATCAAAATGATGATGAATCACCAGAACAATAA
- a CDS encoding 16S rRNA (uracil(1498)-N(3))-methyltransferase, translating into MQRYFINQNADESQRFFITNKEDIHHIKNVMRHSEGQLIVITFNDQNVYTCKIIHLADQEVEVELIEKQDIDTELPQHITICSGLIKADKYEWMIQKATELGASGFIAVEMQRSIVKLNHTKVSKKLERWQKIIKEAAEQSYRLTIPHISYLSNSKSICDIINQYDYVLVAYEEEAKHGEISHFKHMLKQFKPQDRVLLIFGPEGGLSDEEVSMLKSHSQLVGLGPRILRAETAPLYTLGALSYEKELMG; encoded by the coding sequence TTGCAAAGATATTTTATCAATCAAAACGCTGATGAAAGTCAGCGTTTTTTTATTACAAATAAAGAAGATATACATCATATTAAGAATGTGATGAGACATAGTGAAGGCCAACTGATAGTCATCACATTTAATGATCAAAATGTCTATACATGTAAAATCATCCATTTAGCAGATCAAGAAGTAGAAGTTGAATTAATAGAAAAGCAAGATATTGATACTGAGTTACCGCAGCATATTACGATATGCAGTGGGTTAATTAAAGCAGATAAATACGAATGGATGATTCAAAAGGCAACTGAACTAGGTGCTAGTGGATTTATAGCTGTTGAAATGCAACGTTCTATAGTTAAATTAAATCATACAAAGGTGTCAAAAAAGCTTGAAAGATGGCAAAAAATTATAAAAGAAGCGGCTGAACAAAGTTATCGATTAACTATTCCACATATCAGTTATCTATCGAATTCAAAGTCAATTTGTGATATTATAAATCAGTATGATTATGTCCTTGTTGCTTATGAAGAAGAAGCTAAACATGGTGAAATCAGTCATTTTAAGCATATGTTAAAGCAATTTAAGCCACAAGATCGTGTATTACTTATATTTGGTCCTGAAGGCGGACTATCTGATGAAGAAGTGTCAATGTTAAAATCTCATTCACAGTTAGTTGGTTTAGGACCAAGAATTTTACGGGCAGAAACAGCGCCATTATATACATTAGGCGCATTAAGTTATGAAAAAGAATTAATGGGGTGA
- the prmA gene encoding 50S ribosomal protein L11 methyltransferase — MNWTELSIVVNHDVEYLVTDILENYGSNGVVIEDSNDLTNPPEDKFGEIYELNSEDYPSEGVRLKAYFNEMTFDDTMLSNIEKDILSLQDIDQNILNISHQTIAEADWENEWKNYFHPFRASETFTIVPSWETYTKESANELCIELDPGMAFGTGDHPTTSMCLKAIEHFVEPQHSVIDVGTGSGILSIASHLIGVKRIKALDIDEMAVNVAKENFEKNHCLNAIEAVPGNLLKDEKEHFDIVIANILAHIIDEMIEDAYNTVNEDGYFITSGIIEEKYEDIESHMKRVGFKIISVQHDNGWVCIVGQKVSD; from the coding sequence ATGAATTGGACGGAACTATCAATCGTAGTAAACCATGATGTTGAATATTTGGTTACAGATATACTAGAAAATTATGGATCAAATGGAGTAGTTATAGAAGATTCCAATGACTTAACCAATCCACCAGAAGATAAATTTGGCGAGATTTACGAATTAAATAGCGAAGATTATCCATCAGAAGGTGTTAGATTAAAAGCTTACTTTAATGAAATGACCTTTGATGATACAATGCTATCTAATATAGAGAAGGACATTTTATCGCTACAAGATATCGATCAGAACATTTTAAATATTTCACATCAAACAATTGCAGAAGCAGATTGGGAAAATGAATGGAAAAATTATTTTCATCCTTTCAGAGCATCTGAAACATTTACGATTGTTCCTAGTTGGGAAACCTATACTAAAGAATCAGCAAATGAACTTTGTATAGAATTAGACCCTGGAATGGCTTTTGGTACTGGAGATCATCCCACAACAAGTATGTGTTTAAAAGCAATTGAGCACTTTGTAGAGCCTCAACATTCTGTAATCGATGTAGGTACTGGGTCAGGTATTTTAAGTATTGCAAGTCACTTGATTGGTGTTAAAAGAATTAAAGCTTTAGATATCGATGAGATGGCAGTCAATGTAGCCAAAGAGAATTTCGAAAAGAATCATTGTTTAAACGCGATCGAAGCAGTTCCTGGCAATTTGTTAAAAGATGAAAAAGAACATTTTGATATAGTTATTGCAAATATTTTAGCTCATATTATTGATGAAATGATAGAAGACGCTTATAATACAGTCAATGAAGATGGTTATTTTATAACTTCCGGTATTATTGAAGAAAAATACGAAGATATTGAATCACATATGAAGCGTGTAGGTTTTAAAATTATTTCAGTTCAACATGACAACGGTTGGGTTTGTATCGTTGGTCAGAAAGTGAGTGACTAA
- the hrcA gene encoding heat-inducible transcriptional repressor HrcA: MITDRQLSILNAIVEDYVDYGQPIGSKTLIDRHNLNVSPATIRNEMKQLEDMNFIEKVHTSSGRSPSELGFRYYVNQLLEQTSHQNSNKIQRLNQLMVENHYDTSSALSYFANELSMMSQYATLVVRPNHNQDIINNIHLIRANTHLVIMVIVFSSGHVENVHLTSELPLTNDELNKISNFLSQQYDELVKGQIEEIDRFAQDQNEAHFIKQLIKMMNLHISNQSNSIYMGGKVKLIDALNESNVSSIQPILQYIESNRIVELLDDISTSHINVKIGKEIDENLSDISIVTTQYHFDEKLKGQIAVIGPTAMHYQNVIQLLNQIW, from the coding sequence ATGATAACAGATAGACAATTAAGCATTTTAAATGCAATTGTTGAAGATTATGTTGATTATGGACAACCCATTGGTTCTAAAACACTGATCGATCGTCACAATTTAAATGTAAGTCCTGCGACGATACGTAACGAAATGAAACAACTTGAGGATATGAATTTCATTGAGAAAGTCCATACTTCCTCGGGACGTTCACCATCTGAATTAGGTTTTAGATATTATGTTAATCAATTATTAGAACAAACATCTCATCAAAATTCAAACAAAATTCAACGTTTAAATCAATTAATGGTTGAGAATCATTATGATACATCATCTGCTTTGTCTTACTTCGCAAATGAATTATCAATGATGTCTCAATATGCAACGTTGGTTGTTCGTCCTAATCATAATCAAGATATTATAAATAATATTCATTTGATTCGTGCTAATACACATTTAGTGATTATGGTTATCGTATTTTCATCAGGTCATGTTGAAAATGTGCATCTAACATCCGAACTACCTTTAACCAATGATGAATTAAATAAAATATCAAACTTCTTGTCACAACAATATGATGAGTTAGTTAAAGGTCAGATTGAAGAGATAGATAGATTTGCACAAGATCAAAATGAAGCTCATTTTATTAAACAACTAATTAAAATGATGAATTTACACATTTCCAATCAAAGTAATAGCATTTACATGGGTGGAAAGGTTAAACTGATTGATGCATTGAATGAATCAAATGTATCTTCAATTCAACCCATCCTGCAATATATCGAATCAAATCGAATTGTAGAGCTATTAGATGATATATCTACATCTCATATCAATGTAAAAATTGGTAAAGAGATAGATGAAAATTTAAGCGATATATCCATCGTAACAACTCAGTATCACTTTGATGAGAAACTCAAAGGTCAAATTGCGGTTATTGGACCAACTGCGATGCATTATCAAAATGTGATTCAATTACTCAACCAAATTTGGTAA
- a CDS encoding PhoH family protein encodes MPGIIQIDDINQSQALIGNNDEHLKAIEDSFDVVIHARGQEIAVKGEKIEHVEKAELVLTNLLKVIELGNNITLKDVEAAIKMAENGTIQQLLDLYDEEITKDAFGKTIRAKTMGQRMYVNAMYRNDLVFGIGLAGTGKTFLAVVYAAKQLRKGNVKRIVLTRPAVEAGESLGFLPGDLKEKVDPYLRPLYDGLNTVLGREQTARFIERGIIEIAPLAYMRGRTLDDAFVILDEAQNTTHAQMKMFLTRLGFGSKMVVTGDQTQIDLPKGVKSGLKEAVKKLHGVKGINIMKLDQDDVVRHPLVSKIIDRYEGED; translated from the coding sequence ATGCCTGGTATAATTCAAATCGACGACATTAATCAATCCCAAGCTTTAATAGGTAACAATGATGAACATTTAAAAGCTATAGAAGATAGTTTTGATGTCGTAATACATGCTCGTGGTCAAGAAATTGCGGTTAAAGGTGAAAAAATTGAGCATGTAGAAAAAGCCGAATTAGTGCTTACCAATTTATTGAAAGTGATTGAATTGGGAAATAATATAACGCTAAAAGATGTAGAAGCTGCTATTAAAATGGCGGAAAATGGAACAATTCAACAACTTTTAGACTTATATGATGAAGAAATTACTAAAGATGCTTTTGGCAAAACCATCCGCGCTAAAACTATGGGTCAGCGAATGTACGTAAATGCTATGTATCGAAATGATTTAGTCTTTGGTATAGGTCTTGCAGGAACAGGTAAAACATTTTTAGCAGTGGTCTATGCTGCTAAACAATTACGTAAAGGAAATGTTAAACGTATCGTATTAACACGTCCAGCAGTTGAAGCGGGTGAATCATTGGGATTTTTACCTGGTGATTTAAAAGAGAAAGTCGATCCATATTTAAGACCATTATATGATGGATTAAATACCGTGCTAGGTAGAGAACAAACCGCACGATTTATAGAACGTGGTATTATAGAAATTGCACCATTAGCATACATGCGTGGACGTACGTTAGACGATGCTTTTGTTATTTTAGATGAAGCACAAAATACAACTCATGCTCAAATGAAAATGTTTTTAACTCGTTTAGGATTTGGTTCTAAGATGGTAGTTACAGGTGATCAAACACAAATCGACTTACCAAAAGGTGTTAAAAGTGGATTGAAAGAAGCAGTTAAAAAGTTACATGGTGTTAAAGGGATTAATATTATGAAACTTGATCAAGATGATGTAGTGAGACATCCACTTGTAAGTAAAATTATAGATAGATACGAGGGAGAGGACTAA
- the grpE gene encoding nucleotide exchange factor GrpE: MTEKDESVKQNAESQTEETTENNSEEASNSVENTESNNSQDVETNEEATNKDASNEDDENVDPKDQEIERLQQLANDNEEKYLRLYAEFENYKRRIQNENKINKTYQAQGVLTDILPTIDNIERALQIEGDNDSFKSLQKGVQMVHESLLRALKDNGLEEIESEGQSFDPNVHQAVVQDDNPEYESGVITQELQKGYKLKDRVLRPSMVKVNQ; this comes from the coding sequence ATGACAGAAAAAGACGAATCAGTGAAACAAAATGCTGAATCACAAACAGAAGAAACAACAGAAAACAACTCTGAAGAAGCATCTAATTCAGTAGAAAACACTGAATCTAATAATTCGCAAGATGTTGAAACAAATGAAGAAGCGACAAATAAGGATGCTTCAAATGAAGATGATGAAAATGTAGATCCAAAAGATCAAGAAATTGAACGTTTGCAACAATTAGCAAATGATAATGAAGAAAAATATTTAAGATTATATGCAGAATTCGAAAATTATAAACGTCGAATTCAAAATGAAAACAAAATCAATAAAACCTATCAAGCTCAAGGCGTCTTAACTGACATATTACCAACAATTGATAATATTGAACGCGCACTTCAAATTGAAGGAGATAATGATTCATTTAAATCACTTCAAAAAGGTGTTCAAATGGTACATGAAAGCCTATTAAGAGCTCTGAAAGATAATGGTCTTGAAGAAATTGAATCTGAAGGTCAATCTTTTGATCCAAATGTACATCAAGCTGTAGTTCAAGATGATAATCCTGAATATGAATCAGGTGTTATCACACAAGAATTACAAAAAGGGTACAAATTAAAAGATAGAGTATTAAGACCATCAATGGTTAAAGTAAACCAATAA
- the hemW gene encoding radical SAM family heme chaperone HemW: MTIQSAYIHIPFCVRICTYCDFNKYFIDKQPVDEYLDALILEMERRTQNANTKLKTMYVGGGTPTALNIDQLNKFLSAINRIFTIEGEFSFEANPDELTFEKVKLLKAFGVNRVSMGVQTFKPELLEILGRTHKTEDIYDAVRNARDAGIESISLDLMYHLPQQTLEDFEKSLNLAMKMDIDHISSYGLILEPKTQFYNMYRKGHLKLPNEDLGAEMYQTLMHKIEDSKFHQYEISNFAIEGHESEHNKVYWLNEEYYGFGAGASGYTNGVRYTNVNPVNHYIKAIANQEEPILTETRPTTNEQMEEEMFLGLRLNCGVNKNKFNEKFNTTIDRIFGQTIIELKNRKLIEETQDYIYLTERGKVIGNEVFEAFLLNS; this comes from the coding sequence GTGACAATACAAAGCGCATATATTCATATACCTTTTTGCGTTCGCATATGTACTTACTGTGACTTCAACAAGTATTTTATCGATAAGCAACCAGTTGATGAATATTTAGATGCATTAATTTTAGAGATGGAACGACGTACCCAAAATGCTAATACGAAATTAAAAACAATGTATGTAGGTGGAGGTACTCCAACAGCTCTCAATATAGACCAATTAAATAAATTCTTATCAGCAATTAATAGAATTTTCACTATTGAAGGTGAATTTAGTTTTGAAGCGAACCCTGATGAATTAACATTCGAAAAAGTAAAATTACTTAAAGCATTTGGTGTGAATCGAGTATCTATGGGAGTACAAACATTTAAACCTGAATTGTTAGAAATTCTTGGAAGAACACACAAAACAGAAGATATCTATGATGCTGTAAGAAATGCTAGAGATGCCGGGATCGAATCTATTAGTTTGGACTTAATGTATCATTTACCTCAACAAACCTTAGAGGATTTTGAAAAAAGTTTGAATTTAGCTATGAAAATGGATATTGATCATATCTCAAGTTATGGATTAATTCTAGAGCCCAAAACTCAATTTTATAACATGTATAGAAAAGGTCATTTAAAATTGCCTAATGAAGATTTAGGCGCAGAAATGTATCAGACTTTAATGCATAAAATTGAAGACTCAAAATTCCATCAATACGAAATTTCAAATTTTGCTATAGAAGGTCATGAGTCAGAGCATAATAAGGTATATTGGTTAAATGAAGAATACTATGGTTTCGGAGCAGGAGCGAGTGGTTATACAAATGGCGTACGTTATACAAATGTAAATCCTGTCAATCACTATATAAAAGCTATTGCTAATCAAGAAGAACCCATATTAACAGAGACACGTCCAACTACAAACGAACAAATGGAAGAAGAAATGTTTCTAGGATTAAGGTTAAATTGCGGTGTTAACAAAAATAAATTCAATGAAAAATTTAATACAACGATCGACCGAATATTTGGTCAAACTATTATTGAGTTAAAAAATAGAAAGTTAATTGAAGAAACTCAAGATTATATTTATCTAACCGAAAGAGGAAAAGTCATTGGTAATGAGGTTTTTGAAGCATTTTTATTAAATAGTTAA